In the Pan paniscus chromosome 19, NHGRI_mPanPan1-v2.0_pri, whole genome shotgun sequence genome, cctctttctctctttctctctctctcttttagacagagtcctgctctgttgcccaggctggagtacagtggcaaaatcttgactcactacaacctctgcctcctccgttcaagtgattctcctgcctcagcctcccaagtagctgggattacaggcgcccaccatcacacccagctaatctgtgtatttttagtggaggtggggcttcaccatgtgggccaggctggtctcgaactcctgacctcaggtgatccacctgcctcggcctcccaaagtgctgggattacaggcgtgagccaccgcacctggccttctttcttcctctttttttcttttcttttttcttctttctctctctttctttgtctctttcttttccttccttccttccttcctcccttcccttcctccctccttccctcccttctttcttttccttccttccttcccttcccccttcttccttccctcttttttctttctccttccttccttccttcctccctccctccctctctctctttctttctttcctcttcttctttcttttctcatggtctcactctgtttcccaggcaggattgcagtggcacaatcttgcctcactgcagcctcaaccttccctgggctcaggtgatcctcccacctaagcccccgagaatagctgggactacaggtgtgcaccaccacacctggctaatttttgtattttttgtagagatggggtttcccaggttggttttgaattcctaggctcaagcagtcttcccacctcaggctcccaaagtgctgggattacaggagccactgtgcctggcctcctggcCCCATTTCTGTCACCTGACCTGACCCATGCCACCATCCTTCCTGGGTGGCTGCTTTAACCTGCTAACTAATCATCCTGGTCCCCTCCAAGACATTATCTATATTGGAACCAGAGTGGACTTCCTAAAACACAAATAGAATGGGGGTGGGGATCACAGATAAGGTCCCAAATTCCTCAGCATGCCCCATATGTCCCTCCATGGCTGGCCCCTGATGAAAACTCCAGCCtcaactccttttttaaaaagttgtaaataTCTTCTACAAATGGCCTCAACTCTTAGCCTAACctccttttgaattttttgtccCCACTCTTTTGAACTATTTACAGTTTCTCGAATAGCTCCATAACTCTTTTACCTTGTGCAGGCTACTCCTTTGGTCTCAAATGCCTCCTTTCCTTGCCTTCCCCATCTTTAGCTGGCTCCTGTCTGTGCTTCACCACTTAACTCAGGAGCCACCTCCTACAGGAAGCCTTCCCAGAAGATCTGGTTCCTCCAGTGTATTCTGGTAACACTCCATCTTTGCTCTTTTCATAGCAGTATATGTTGGTATTATGGCTGAATTGTATCCTTTTccccaaaatccatatgttgaagccccaCCCCCAGTACCtaagaatgtgactgtatttgaggCTAGGACCTTTAAAGAGGTGACTGAATTAAAAGAAGGCtattgaggctgggcgcggtggctcacgcctgtaatcccagcactttgggaggctgaggtgggcagatcacgaggtcaggagatcgaggccatcctggctaacctggtgaaaccccgtctccactaaaaatacaaaaaaatcagccgggtatggtggcgggtgcctgtagtctcagctacttgagaggctgaggcaggagaatcatttgaacccagaggcggaggttgcagtgagccgagatcatgccactgcactccagtctgggcaacagagacagactcccatctcaaaaaaaaaaaaaaaagaaaagaaaagaaaaaagaaaaggaaaagaaagaaagaaaagaaaaagaaaggctgtTAGGCTGAATCCTAacccaatctgactggtgtccacTTAAGAAGAAGAgattggggccgggcgcggtggctcaagcctgtaatcccagcactttgggaggccgaggtgggcgaatcatgaggtcaggagatcgagaccatcctggctaacatggtgaaatcccgtctctactaaaaaaaaatacaaaaaattatctgggcacggtgatgggcgcctgtagtcccagctactcaggaggctgaggcaggagaatggcgtgaacctgggcgGTGGAGCCACAGCCATaaggcctcagaaaaaaaaacctggccaggtgtggtgactcacgcctgtaatcccagcgctttgggaggccagggtgggcagatcgcttgaggtcaggagttcaagatcagcctggccaacatgatgaaaccccatctctactaaacatacaaaaattagccaggtgtggtggtgggcgcctgtaatcccagctactcaggaggctgaggcaggagaatcacttgaacccgggaggcagaggttgcagtgagtcaagatcgtgccactgcactccagcctgggcaacagagcaagactgtcgaagaagaagaagaagaagaagaagaaggagaagaaggagaagaaggagaagaagaagaagaagaagaaagaagaaaccaaacctgccaacatcttgatcttggacttgattttaaagattttaaaacgcTCAAAATTGtgaattttgttatggcagccctaggaaactaccATCTACTCACTTGCCCCTCTCCCCTTTAGACTATGAGCTCCTCAAGCGCAGGGACCATGTCTTGTTTTTCTTGGCTTGCCACATCTAGCCTAATGCCTGGCAAGAGCACACTCCAATAAAAACCAAATGACTGGGCTGGCTTCTTGGCAGGAGGACAGAAGGAACCATGAAGAAAAgtaaatgggccaggtgtggcgATTACGCCtttaagcccagcactttgggaggctggggtgagtggatcacttgagccttggagttttgagaccagcctgggcaatatagcaagacctcatctctacaaaaagtacaaaaatgagccaggtgtggtgttgcgtgcctgtagtcccagctacttggggggttgaggtgggagaattgcctgagtctgggaggttggggatacagtgagccatgatcgcaccactgcactatagcctggataacaaagtgagactctggctgaaagaaagaaggggccgggcacggtggctcacgcctgtaatcccagcactttaggagaccgaggcaggtggatcacctgagatcaggagttggagaccagcctgactgacatgatgaaaccccatctctactaaaaatacaaaaattatccaggggtggtggcacatggctgtaatcccagctactggggaggctgaggcaggagaatttcttgaacacgggaggcagaggtttcagtgagccgagatcgcaccac is a window encoding:
- the LOC129394426 gene encoding uncharacterized protein LOC129394426 — encoded protein: MLSLAMRPSAVTPLQHPGHLFLPSFLLSFLPAFPPSFFPSFLLSFLSFSFHFLFFSFFLHFLSFSLSLPFFTFFPSSLSLSLSLFLSFSLPLSLFLSLSFRQSPALLPRLEYSGKILTHYNLCLLRSSDSPASASQVAGITGAHHHTQLICVFLVEVGLHHVGQAGLELLTSGDPPASASQSAGITGVSHRTWPSFFLFFSFLFSSFSLFLCLFLFLPSFLPPFPSSLLPSLLSFPSFLPFPLLPSLFFLSPSFLPSSLPPSLSFFLSSSSFFSHGLTLFPRQDCSGTILPHCSLNLPWAQVILPPKPPRIAGTTGVHHHTWLIFVFFVEMGFPRLVLNS